A section of the Anaeromusa acidaminophila DSM 3853 genome encodes:
- a CDS encoding acetolactate synthase small subunit yields MHYVLAVRVHNHPGVLLRLVNLLYRRDVALRSMTADLAPDSPTGHVSLGVDVEEAQAAQVCKYLERLEDVICVEALQQDKNLCRELAILKVPKQAATARWLQRGQVRLLAETQDSCWVMEVTGSVEEVNGWILEAESWGLQESRRTGPASWHQETGA; encoded by the coding sequence TGTTCGCGTACACAATCACCCAGGAGTATTACTACGCTTGGTAAACTTGCTGTACCGACGTGATGTTGCTCTGCGTAGCATGACAGCAGATTTGGCGCCTGACAGCCCTACAGGACATGTTTCTCTTGGAGTGGATGTGGAGGAGGCGCAGGCGGCACAGGTATGCAAGTATTTAGAACGATTAGAAGATGTTATTTGTGTGGAAGCACTGCAGCAAGACAAAAATTTGTGTCGTGAACTGGCGATCTTAAAAGTTCCTAAACAGGCAGCTACGGCGCGATGGCTACAACGAGGGCAGGTCCGATTATTGGCGGAAACACAAGATTCTTGTTGGGTTATGGAAGTAACAGGTTCGGTGGAAGAAGTAAACGGTTGGATTTTAGAAGCGGAGTCCTGGGGATTGCAAGAAAGTAGAAGAACAGGACCTGCGAGTTGGCACCAGGAAACTGGAGCTTGA